One part of the Rhipicephalus microplus isolate Deutch F79 unplaced genomic scaffold, USDA_Rmic scaffold_24, whole genome shotgun sequence genome encodes these proteins:
- the LOC142786452 gene encoding calreticulin-like, with amino-acid sequence MRLLCILLPLVGLISADPTVYFKEEFNDGDAWKDRWVESTKGDNLGKFVLSAGKFYGDAEKSKGLQTSEDARFYGISAKFEPFSNEDKTLVIQFTVKHEQNIDCGGGYVKLFDCSLDQTQMHGESPYLIMFGPDICGPGTKKVHAIFNYKGKNHLINKEVRCKDDVFSHLYTLIVKPDNTYQIKIDNEVVEKGELEKDWSFLPPKKIKDPEAKKPEDWDDRAKIDDPDDKKPEDWDKPEYIPDPDATKPEDWDDDMDGEWEPPQINNPEYKGEWKPKQIDNPAYKGAWVHPEIDNPEYTPDPKLYRYKEICKIGFDLWQVKSGTIFDNILITDDEEYARVHGEETWAALKDEEKKMKDKQEEEEEAKSKKEDDAKDEDEFEDDEDKDEDKKDEEETTPAPEDDEDHKHEEL; translated from the exons ATGCGGCTTCTCTGCATTTTGCTTCCCCTGGTCGGGTTAATATCGGCCGACCCGACCGTATACTTCAAAGAGGAGTTCAACGATGGAG ACGCGTGGAAGGACCGGTGGGTGGAGTCTACGAAAGGCGACAACCTCGGAAAGTTCGTTCTAAGCGCTGGCAAGTTCTACGGTGACGCGGAGAAGAGCAAAGGACTGCAGACCTCTGAAGACGCCCGCTTCTACGGCATCTCCGCCAAGTTCGAACCCTTCTCCAACGAAGACAAGACCTTGGTCATCCAATTCACGGTGAAGCACGAGCAGAACATCGACTGCGGCGGTGGCTACGTCAAGCTGTTCGACTGCAGCCTAGACCAGACTCAGATGCACGGTGAATCTCCCTACCTGATCATGTTCGGCCCTGACATCTGCGGTCCCGGCACCAAGAAAGTGCACGCCATCTTCAACTACAAGGGCAAGAACCACCTTATCAACAAGGAGGTGCGCTGCAAAGACGACGTCTTCAGCCACCTGTACACCCTGATCGTTAAGCCCGACAACACGTACCAGATCAAGATCGACAACGAAGTGGTCGAGAAGGGCGAACTCGAGAAGGACTGGTCCTTCCTGCCTCCCAAGAAGATCAAGGACCCCGAAGCCAAGAAGCCCGAGGACTGGGACGACCGGGCCAAGATCGACGACCCCGACGACAAGAAGCCCGAGGACTGGGACAAGCCCGAGTACATTCCCGATCCGGACGCCACCAAGCCCGAGGACTGGGACGACGACATGGACGGCGAGTGGGAACCCCCGCAGATCAACAACCCCGAGTACAAGGGCGAATGGAAACCCAAGCAGATCGACAACCCGGCCTACAAGGGTGCCTGGGTACACCCGGAGATCGACAACCCCGAGTACACGCCGGACCCCAAGCTGTACCGCTACAAGGAGATCTGCAAGATCGGCTTCGACCTGTGGCAAGTCAAGTCTGGCACCATCTTCGACAACATCCTCATCACGGACGACGAAGAGTACGCCCGGGTGCACGGCGAGGAGACCTGGGCCGCGCTCAAGGACGAGGAGAAAAAGATGAAGGACAAGcaggaagaagaggaagaggcCAAGAGCAAGAAGGAGGATGACGCTAAGGACGAGGACGAGTTCGAAGACGACGAGGACAAGGATGAAGACAAGAAAGATGAGGAGGAGACCACACCCGCGCCCGAAGACGACGAAGACCACAAGCACGAAGAGTTGTGA